One window of Phycisphaeraceae bacterium genomic DNA carries:
- the ligD gene encoding DNA ligase D gives MSLKQYVRKRNFTKTSEPRGKPRSTVKKKSVLGFVVQKHDASRLHYDFRLELGGVLKSWAVPKGPSLDPAEKRLAVEVEDHPIEYGEFEGVIPYGEYGGGTVMLWDRGTWEPIDPDPAAALRKGKLTFALHGKRLKGEWTLARMGGRAAGEKKHNWLLIKKDDRHASHGKKELVSRARTSIKSKRNLDEIARAGGQKRKRRSEGDDDDAELPRGISPQLCTLSEHVPTGENWLHEIKFDGYRLIAQLRRGAVRLITRAGKDWTSKFRPIAHAIELLPCSTAVLDGEAVIVDEAGKTHFQSLQQAIKERKFANLAFFLFDLLFLDGDDLRSCPLNERKAVLKKLLARSKAGRVLRYSDHVTGSGETVQQQACRLGLEGVVSKQADAPYTSGRSRSWLKIKCGRRQEFVIVGYTAPGGARKHFGSLLLGAHDQQGKLVYTGKVGTGFSDSTLRDLGARLQSLRTDHAALNGSVPRADARGATWVKPELVGEVAFTEWTQDGRLRHPSFEGLREDKPAGKVRIEAPAKDLAEAVGMTKSKVASKARRSPRISARRSAKARRSRAAKGDSVVAGITITHPDRVIYPDCGVTKLDLARYYEKVADRMLPFIADRPLSVVRCVRGTGDQCFFQKHIGDTFGPPVKSIRVRKKSGSADYLAVDSVAGLVTLAQMGVIEIHPWGSSAEDLEHPDVLIFDLDPGENVAFGRIKAAAREIRTLLKRDGLESFVKTSGGKGLHIQAPLDASATWDEAKDYAGRIARALASDRPHEYVAIMTKSRRRGKIFVDYLRNGRGATSVAPYSARARKGAPISMPISWTKLASLESAAEFTLLEGLETQNPWRGYFDLTQQLP, from the coding sequence ATGTCGCTGAAGCAGTACGTTCGCAAACGCAACTTCACGAAGACCTCCGAGCCGCGCGGCAAACCGCGCTCAACCGTAAAGAAAAAGTCCGTGCTCGGCTTCGTCGTGCAGAAGCACGATGCATCCCGCCTGCACTACGACTTTCGTCTCGAACTCGGCGGCGTTCTGAAATCATGGGCCGTCCCCAAGGGGCCGTCGCTCGATCCGGCCGAGAAACGCCTCGCCGTCGAGGTCGAAGATCATCCGATCGAATATGGCGAATTCGAGGGTGTCATCCCCTACGGCGAATACGGCGGCGGAACGGTCATGCTCTGGGACCGCGGCACCTGGGAGCCGATCGATCCCGATCCCGCCGCCGCACTCCGAAAAGGCAAATTGACTTTCGCGCTCCACGGAAAGCGTCTCAAAGGCGAGTGGACGCTCGCGCGAATGGGCGGCAGAGCCGCCGGAGAAAAGAAGCACAACTGGCTGCTCATCAAGAAAGACGATCGGCACGCCTCGCACGGGAAGAAGGAACTCGTCTCGCGGGCGCGCACGAGTATCAAATCCAAACGCAACCTCGATGAGATCGCCCGCGCGGGCGGCCAGAAGAGAAAGCGCAGGAGCGAAGGCGATGATGACGACGCGGAGCTGCCCCGCGGCATTTCACCTCAACTCTGCACGCTTTCCGAACATGTTCCGACCGGCGAGAATTGGTTGCACGAGATCAAGTTTGATGGCTACCGCCTCATCGCGCAGCTCCGCCGCGGCGCGGTGCGCCTCATCACCCGCGCCGGCAAAGACTGGACTTCCAAGTTCCGACCGATCGCGCATGCAATCGAGCTTCTTCCCTGCTCGACCGCCGTGCTCGACGGCGAAGCCGTGATTGTCGATGAGGCGGGCAAGACGCACTTCCAATCCCTCCAGCAGGCGATCAAAGAGCGCAAGTTCGCCAATCTTGCGTTCTTCCTCTTTGATCTCCTCTTTCTTGACGGCGACGATCTGCGATCATGTCCGCTCAACGAGCGCAAAGCGGTGTTGAAAAAGCTCCTCGCGAGGTCAAAAGCCGGAAGAGTCCTGCGTTACAGCGATCACGTCACCGGATCGGGCGAAACGGTCCAGCAGCAGGCGTGCCGACTCGGTCTCGAAGGAGTGGTCTCCAAACAGGCCGATGCACCGTACACGAGCGGCCGCTCGCGATCTTGGCTCAAGATCAAATGCGGGAGGCGCCAGGAGTTTGTGATCGTCGGCTACACAGCGCCCGGCGGCGCGCGCAAGCATTTCGGCTCGTTGCTGCTCGGTGCGCACGATCAACAGGGCAAGCTCGTCTACACCGGAAAAGTGGGCACCGGTTTCTCCGACTCCACGCTGCGAGACCTCGGCGCGCGTCTCCAATCGCTGCGCACCGATCATGCGGCGCTCAACGGCAGTGTTCCTCGCGCCGACGCCCGCGGCGCGACATGGGTCAAGCCCGAACTGGTGGGAGAGGTCGCTTTCACCGAATGGACCCAAGATGGAAGACTGCGACACCCTTCTTTCGAAGGATTGCGCGAAGACAAGCCGGCCGGCAAGGTTCGCATCGAGGCGCCCGCGAAGGATCTGGCGGAGGCGGTGGGCATGACAAAGAGCAAGGTTGCTTCGAAAGCACGTCGATCGCCGAGAATTTCTGCGCGGCGCAGCGCCAAAGCGCGGCGCTCCCGCGCAGCCAAGGGCGACTCGGTCGTCGCCGGCATCACGATCACGCACCCCGATCGCGTCATCTACCCCGATTGCGGCGTGACCAAGCTCGACCTCGCGCGCTACTACGAAAAGGTCGCGGATCGCATGCTCCCGTTCATCGCCGACCGACCGCTCAGCGTCGTCCGCTGCGTACGGGGCACCGGGGACCAGTGCTTTTTTCAGAAGCACATCGGCGACACATTCGGCCCCCCCGTCAAGTCAATCCGCGTGCGCAAAAAGAGCGGCTCGGCAGATTACCTCGCGGTCGATTCCGTCGCCGGCCTTGTCACGCTCGCGCAGATGGGAGTCATCGAGATCCACCCTTGGGGCTCGAGCGCCGAAGACCTCGAACATCCCGACGTCCTGATCTTCGATCTCGATCCGGGCGAAAACGTCGCCTTCGGCCGCATCAAAGCCGCGGCACGCGAGATCCGCACGCTGCTCAAGCGCGATGGCCTCGAATCATTCGTGAAGACTTCCGGGGGCAAGGGTCTGCACATACAGGCGCCGCTCGATGCGAGCGCCACGTGGGACGAGGCCAAGGACTACGCGGGCCGCATCGCGCGAGCGCTCGCTTCTGACAGACCGCACGAATATGTCGCGATCATGACCAAGTCGCGCCGCCGCGGCAAGATTTTTGTCGATTATCTCCGCAACGGCCGCGGCGCAACCTCCGTCGCCCCCTATTCCGCCCGCGCGCGTAAAGGCGCGCCGATCTCCATGCCGATCTCGTGGACCAAACTCGCTTCGCTCGAAAGCGCCGCCGAGTTCACCTTGCTCGAAGGATTAGAGACCCAAAATCCCTGGCGCGGTTACTTCGATCTCACGCAGCAACTGCCCTAA
- a CDS encoding Gfo/Idh/MocA family oxidoreductase: MTTRQKSSKVRYAVIGLGHIAQAAMLPAFSHAGNSALAALVSGDAKKLKVLGKRYRVGGLYDYGELEKCIEQEEIDAVYVATPNTEHLSIVQRAAKAGAHVLCEKPLGATERECRAMIEACARSGVKLMTAYRLHFEPANLKALEVAKSGEIGEPRLFTSSFSYQVRDPSNIRLQDDVAGGPLLDIGIYCINAARSLFQDDPIEVQAWEASSGDPRFREVKETVSALLRFPGDRVAQFTCSFGLATTSWFELLGTKGRVFLDQAYEYVEPIEVTITVNEKARTSTFAKRDQFAAEMVYFSECVLNGKEPEPSGWEGLADVRVIEALKQSIERGKPMKIAPVRHAQHPSPRQTLKRPPVRREPKLVKASAASG, encoded by the coding sequence ATGACAACCAGGCAAAAATCAAGCAAAGTTCGGTACGCGGTCATCGGTCTCGGGCACATCGCCCAGGCCGCGATGTTGCCCGCGTTCTCGCATGCCGGGAACTCCGCACTCGCGGCACTCGTCTCGGGTGACGCGAAGAAGCTCAAGGTGCTCGGCAAGCGGTATCGAGTCGGCGGCCTCTACGACTACGGCGAACTCGAGAAGTGCATCGAGCAGGAAGAGATCGATGCCGTGTACGTCGCGACGCCGAATACGGAACACCTCTCGATCGTGCAGCGGGCGGCGAAGGCGGGGGCGCACGTGCTGTGCGAAAAGCCGCTCGGCGCGACGGAGCGCGAGTGCCGCGCGATGATCGAGGCGTGCGCGCGTAGCGGCGTAAAGCTGATGACGGCGTACCGATTGCACTTCGAGCCCGCCAACCTGAAAGCCTTGGAGGTCGCGAAATCAGGGGAAATCGGCGAGCCGCGCCTGTTCACTTCGTCGTTCAGTTACCAGGTCCGCGATCCTTCGAACATTCGCCTCCAGGATGATGTTGCCGGCGGTCCGCTGCTTGACATCGGCATCTACTGCATTAACGCGGCACGCTCACTTTTTCAGGACGATCCGATCGAGGTGCAGGCGTGGGAGGCAAGTTCGGGCGATCCGCGGTTCCGCGAGGTGAAAGAGACAGTCAGCGCGCTGCTCAGGTTTCCGGGCGATCGGGTTGCACAATTCACGTGCAGCTTCGGCCTTGCGACGACGAGCTGGTTCGAGTTGCTCGGTACCAAGGGCAGAGTTTTTCTCGATCAGGCCTACGAGTATGTCGAGCCGATCGAGGTCACGATCACCGTCAACGAGAAGGCCCGGACATCCACCTTCGCCAAGCGCGATCAGTTCGCCGCGGAAATGGTGTACTTCTCGGAGTGTGTTCTGAACGGGAAAGAGCCGGAGCCGTCGGGGTGGGAGGGGTTGGCGGACGTGCGAGTCATCGAGGCCTTGAAGCAGTCGATCGAGCGCGGCAAACCGATGAAGATCGCGCCCGTGCGGCACGCGCAACATCCCTCTCCTCGCCAAACCCTGAAAAGACCGCCCGTGCGACGCGAGCCGAAGCTTGTCAAGGCGAGTGCGGCGTCGGGTTGA
- a CDS encoding Ku protein yields the protein MARAVWKGHITFGLVNVPVNLFPAEQRADLQFHLIDSRDHARVRYERVNEETGEEVPWDSVVRGFEYSDGNYVVLSDEELKRAAPEATKSVEIQSFVKSGDIDPIYFDTPYYLEAGKGGEKGYVLLREAMKESGKVGIARVVIRTRQYIAALSPRGDVLMLDLLRYPQEIRSTKELNVPAGSAKSHGVSTQELKIARTLIDAMAADWKPSEYHDTYREQLMKWIEKKIASGSTKKSPAAPEKEEEPATGPINFMEVLKKSLEKSGTKQGRKASPRTAKKPVRRKAG from the coding sequence ATGGCGCGGGCCGTCTGGAAAGGCCACATCACCTTCGGATTGGTGAACGTCCCGGTCAATCTCTTCCCCGCCGAGCAACGCGCCGACCTGCAGTTCCATCTCATCGACAGCCGCGACCACGCGCGCGTCCGCTACGAACGTGTCAACGAAGAGACCGGCGAAGAAGTTCCGTGGGATTCGGTCGTTCGAGGCTTCGAGTACTCGGACGGCAACTACGTCGTCCTCAGCGATGAGGAACTCAAGCGCGCCGCGCCAGAAGCCACCAAATCCGTGGAGATCCAGTCGTTCGTGAAGTCGGGCGACATCGATCCGATTTACTTCGACACGCCCTACTACCTCGAAGCCGGCAAGGGTGGTGAAAAGGGGTATGTCCTCCTGCGCGAGGCGATGAAGGAATCCGGCAAAGTCGGGATCGCCAGGGTCGTCATCCGCACCCGCCAATACATCGCCGCGCTCTCGCCGCGAGGCGATGTCCTGATGCTCGATCTGCTGCGCTATCCCCAGGAAATCCGTTCGACCAAAGAACTGAATGTGCCGGCCGGTTCTGCCAAGTCTCACGGTGTCAGCACGCAGGAACTCAAGATCGCCCGCACGCTCATCGATGCGATGGCCGCCGACTGGAAGCCTTCCGAGTACCACGACACCTACCGCGAGCAACTCATGAAGTGGATCGAGAAGAAGATCGCGTCGGGCAGCACGAAGAAGTCGCCCGCCGCGCCCGAGAAAGAGGAAGAGCCCGCGACCGGACCCATCAATTTCATGGAAGTGCTCAAGAAGAGTCTGGAAAAGAGCGGCACAAAGCAGGGCCGCAAAGCGTCGCCACGGACGGCGAAAAAGCCGGTGCGGCGCAAGGCCGGTTAG
- a CDS encoding DUF4142 domain-containing protein, giving the protein MNTHLRRNITVAAALTPAALLAACSSWNSQSYATRDNQEMNRSGTSDPYGDGVSGGPGYYNAENRLARGDNQQHNYYSTTDNSGNVTRFDNDNRQDNSSSRYNTGVSRNENPADGTLNNQNLAKGTVQQLPPRVINQNDPNWSDQNSGQYQANQGNWNQNNQPGRYQANQSWNNQSNQPNQSGSSQSWNNNQIARNDRNASAQDSSRVAAAQAIADPSTNPSNSNAQIGATNPTRSDEANMRRNDDRMAAAGQSQQNYAANTNPDARILSILHVKNQEEIEIGRLANLRGSDAAVREYGEMLVRDHTSADSKVRSVASQENITLMSDAETQRLLRSEKSGDKSASKAADNSAANSGRDAEKNADDSDMQKRQSPIEELRSLNGAEFDRVFAEKMAKGHAKLIAEVEKAQKQVRSEPTKQLLTELLPTLKMHERLAKELPGYTETASAR; this is encoded by the coding sequence ATGAACACTCACTTGCGTCGAAACATCACCGTCGCGGCAGCCCTGACGCCCGCCGCACTCCTCGCCGCCTGCAGCTCGTGGAATTCGCAGAGCTACGCGACCCGCGACAACCAAGAAATGAACCGATCCGGCACGTCCGACCCGTACGGTGACGGCGTCTCGGGCGGCCCGGGCTACTACAACGCCGAGAATCGTCTCGCCCGGGGCGACAATCAGCAACACAATTACTACTCGACAACCGACAACTCCGGCAACGTAACACGCTTCGACAACGACAATCGCCAGGACAACAGCTCGAGCCGGTACAACACGGGCGTCTCGCGGAATGAAAACCCCGCCGACGGAACGCTGAACAATCAGAATTTGGCGAAGGGAACCGTTCAGCAATTGCCGCCGCGCGTGATCAATCAGAACGATCCGAACTGGTCGGACCAAAATAGCGGGCAGTATCAGGCCAATCAGGGCAATTGGAATCAGAACAACCAGCCCGGCCGGTATCAGGCCAACCAGTCGTGGAACAACCAATCCAATCAGCCAAATCAATCCGGCTCGAGTCAGTCCTGGAACAACAACCAGATCGCTCGCAACGATCGCAACGCCTCCGCGCAGGATTCATCGCGCGTTGCCGCGGCACAGGCCATCGCTGATCCATCCACAAATCCGAGCAACAGCAACGCCCAGATCGGCGCGACGAATCCGACGCGGAGCGACGAAGCGAACATGCGACGAAACGACGACCGCATGGCCGCCGCCGGCCAGTCGCAACAGAATTATGCGGCCAACACGAACCCCGATGCACGCATCCTCTCGATCCTCCACGTGAAGAATCAGGAAGAGATCGAGATCGGGCGGCTCGCGAACCTTCGGGGCTCCGATGCCGCGGTGCGCGAATACGGCGAGATGCTCGTCCGCGATCACACGAGCGCCGACAGCAAGGTGCGCTCGGTCGCGTCACAGGAAAACATCACGCTTATGAGCGACGCCGAGACCCAGCGTCTTCTGCGCAGCGAGAAGTCCGGCGACAAGTCGGCCTCGAAAGCCGCTGACAACTCCGCCGCGAATTCCGGTCGCGACGCCGAGAAAAATGCGGACGATTCGGACATGCAAAAGCGGCAGAGCCCGATCGAAGAACTCCGCAGCCTGAACGGAGCCGAGTTCGATCGCGTCTTCGCCGAGAAAATGGCCAAGGGTCACGCCAAACTCATCGCCGAAGTCGAGAAGGCCCAGAAGCAGGTGCGAAGCGAGCCGACGAAGCAGCTCCTGACTGAGTTGCTCCCCACGCTTAAGATGCACGAGCGCCTGGCCAAGGAACTGCCGGGCTACACCGAAACCGCGAGTGCGCGCTAA